A single window of Mycolicibacterium aurum DNA harbors:
- a CDS encoding zinc-binding dehydrogenase: MKAVSCVNSSLEVVDLPSPRPDDGQLVLDVLRCGICGSDLHAKDHADELTDVFAEGGYHDFMRSDTPVVMGHEFCGVVAERGRKVGKEFTPGTTVVSFPLVRAAGGVHLTGLSPVAPGGYAEQVVAEAALTFAVPNGLDPAIAALTEPMAVAFHAVRRSDITTKDVAIVLGCGPVGLAVIAHLKARGVRTIVASDFSPGRRALATRCGADVVVDPAAESPYEAVPAKQRGLTELPALYELGIGSMEKLRKVPGWSHVYRVADRLGGTAPKRPVIFECVGVPGMIDGVIGAAPLASRVIVVGVCMGDDKLRPAMAIGKEIDLRFVFGYTPLEFRDTLHMLADGKVDASALVTGTVGLGGVAAAFEALGDPETHAKILIDPASAAVAP, encoded by the coding sequence ATGAAAGCGGTCAGTTGTGTCAACAGCTCACTCGAGGTCGTCGACCTACCCTCTCCGCGCCCCGATGACGGTCAGCTGGTGCTTGACGTGCTGCGGTGCGGCATCTGCGGATCCGACCTCCACGCCAAGGATCACGCCGACGAACTCACCGACGTTTTCGCCGAAGGCGGCTACCACGACTTCATGCGCAGCGACACCCCGGTGGTCATGGGGCACGAGTTCTGCGGCGTCGTCGCCGAGCGGGGACGCAAAGTGGGCAAGGAGTTCACCCCGGGCACCACGGTGGTGTCGTTCCCGCTGGTGAGGGCCGCCGGCGGCGTGCACCTGACCGGGCTCTCGCCGGTCGCCCCCGGTGGGTACGCCGAACAGGTGGTCGCCGAGGCGGCCTTGACGTTCGCGGTCCCCAACGGTCTCGACCCGGCGATCGCCGCGCTCACCGAGCCGATGGCCGTGGCGTTTCACGCGGTCCGCCGCAGCGACATCACCACCAAGGACGTCGCGATCGTGCTGGGCTGCGGCCCGGTCGGACTGGCCGTCATCGCCCACCTGAAAGCGCGCGGTGTGCGCACCATCGTCGCCAGCGACTTCTCTCCCGGCCGGCGCGCCCTGGCTACCCGATGCGGCGCCGACGTCGTCGTCGATCCCGCCGCGGAGTCCCCGTACGAAGCCGTCCCCGCCAAGCAGCGCGGCCTGACCGAACTCCCCGCGCTCTACGAGCTGGGCATCGGCTCCATGGAGAAACTGCGCAAGGTCCCCGGCTGGTCCCACGTCTACCGTGTGGCCGACCGTCTCGGCGGCACGGCTCCCAAGCGCCCGGTGATCTTCGAATGCGTCGGCGTGCCCGGAATGATCGACGGCGTCATCGGCGCGGCGCCGCTGGCGTCGCGCGTCATCGTCGTCGGGGTGTGCATGGGCGACGACAAGCTGCGTCCGGCGATGGCGATCGGCAAGGAGATCGACCTGCGGTTCGTGTTCGGATACACGCCCCTGGAGTTCCGCGACACGCTGCACATGCTGGCCGACGGCAAGGTCGACGCGTCGGCGCTGGTGACCGGGACCGTGGGACTCGGCGGCGTGGCCGCGGCCTTCGAGGCACTCGGCGACCCGGAGACGCACGCGAAGATCCTCATCGACCCGGCCAGCGCCGCCGTCGCCCCCTAG
- a CDS encoding cupin domain-containing protein: protein MTSTREFLTDAPLAGTLVGTDFDGWTDELRAEFDTHSHDGNVGSRLLSENDRVRVWEIRLSPGQRFHAHRHVLDYFWTAVNAGTSRQHTSDGTTRDVSYGAGETRHFSFAAGEYLLHDIENVGDEELVFTTVEHLDSANEPLPI from the coding sequence ATGACGAGCACCAGAGAATTCCTGACAGACGCACCCCTGGCGGGCACGCTGGTCGGCACCGACTTCGACGGATGGACCGACGAGCTGCGCGCCGAGTTCGACACCCACTCCCACGACGGCAACGTCGGATCGCGGCTGCTGAGTGAGAACGACCGCGTCCGGGTGTGGGAGATCCGGCTGTCGCCCGGGCAGCGTTTTCACGCCCACCGGCACGTGCTGGACTACTTCTGGACCGCGGTCAACGCGGGCACCAGCAGGCAGCACACATCCGACGGCACCACCCGTGACGTCTCCTACGGCGCAGGTGAGACACGGCATTTCAGCTTCGCGGCGGGCGAGTACCTGCTGCACGACATCGAGAACGTCGGCGATGAGGAGCTCGTCTTCACCACCGTCGAGCACCTCGACTCGGCGAACGAGCCACTGCCGATCTAG